Proteins from one Dysgonomonas sp. HDW5A genomic window:
- a CDS encoding glycine--tRNA ligase — protein MAQEDVFKKIVSHCKEYGFVFQSSEIYDGLGAVYDYGQNGVELKNNLKKYWWDSMVLLNDNVVGIDSAIFMHPTIWKASGHVDAFNDPLIDNKDSKKRYRADVLVEDYLAKIDDKINKEVEKAAKKFGDSFDAAMYRETNPRVLENQAKRDEVHARFAKALNDSDLEELRNIIIDCEIVCPISGTRNWTEVRQFNLMFATEMGSTADGAMKVYLRPETAQGIFVNFLNVQKTGRMKIPFGIAQIGKAFRNEIVARQFIFRMREFEQMEMQFFVRPGEELEWFKKWKETRMKWHKALGYGDAKYRFHDHDKLAHYANAATDIEFEMPFGFKEVEGIHSRTDFDLSSHEKFSGKKIQYFDAELNKSYTPYVVETSIGVDRMFLSTMSASYCEETLENGETRVVLRLPAPLAPIKLGVCPLVKKDGLPEKAMEIIDALKFDFKCQYDEKDSIGKRYRRHDAIGTPFCVTVDHQTLEDNTVTIRYRDTMEQERVAISQLSEIVTDKVSMKSLLKSLV, from the coding sequence ATGGCACAAGAAGACGTTTTTAAGAAGATTGTTTCGCATTGTAAAGAGTACGGATTTGTATTTCAATCCAGCGAAATTTATGATGGGTTGGGAGCAGTATATGACTATGGTCAAAATGGGGTTGAATTAAAAAACAACCTTAAAAAATACTGGTGGGACAGTATGGTATTGCTAAACGACAATGTAGTAGGTATCGACTCTGCTATATTTATGCACCCTACTATCTGGAAAGCGTCGGGACACGTTGATGCTTTTAATGATCCGTTGATTGACAATAAAGACAGCAAAAAACGTTATCGTGCAGATGTATTGGTTGAAGATTATCTGGCTAAGATAGACGATAAAATAAATAAGGAAGTAGAAAAAGCTGCCAAGAAATTTGGCGATAGCTTTGATGCAGCCATGTACCGTGAGACAAATCCGCGAGTATTAGAGAATCAAGCTAAACGTGACGAAGTACATGCTCGTTTTGCAAAAGCTTTAAATGATTCTGATTTAGAAGAATTGCGCAATATTATTATCGACTGTGAAATAGTTTGCCCCATAAGCGGTACTCGTAATTGGACAGAGGTACGTCAGTTTAATCTGATGTTTGCAACTGAAATGGGTTCTACAGCTGATGGTGCAATGAAGGTATATTTGCGTCCCGAAACAGCTCAAGGTATTTTTGTAAACTTCCTGAATGTACAAAAAACAGGACGTATGAAGATTCCATTCGGTATAGCACAAATAGGTAAAGCATTCCGTAACGAGATTGTAGCCCGTCAGTTTATTTTCCGTATGCGTGAATTCGAACAAATGGAGATGCAGTTCTTCGTTCGTCCCGGAGAAGAACTTGAATGGTTCAAGAAATGGAAAGAAACCCGTATGAAGTGGCATAAGGCCTTAGGATATGGAGATGCTAAATATCGTTTCCACGATCATGATAAATTAGCTCACTATGCGAATGCAGCAACAGATATAGAGTTCGAAATGCCATTTGGCTTTAAAGAAGTAGAAGGGATTCATTCTCGTACCGATTTTGACTTGAGTAGTCATGAGAAATTCTCAGGAAAGAAAATTCAATACTTCGATGCTGAATTAAATAAATCATATACACCGTATGTTGTTGAAACATCTATCGGTGTTGATCGTATGTTCCTGTCTACTATGTCAGCTTCGTATTGCGAAGAGACTTTAGAGAATGGCGAAACTCGTGTTGTGCTTAGATTACCAGCTCCATTGGCTCCTATAAAATTAGGTGTATGTCCATTAGTTAAAAAAGACGGTTTACCTGAAAAAGCAATGGAGATTATTGATGCATTGAAATTCGATTTTAAATGCCAATATGATGAAAAAGACAGTATCGGTAAACGTTATCGTCGCCATGATGCTATTGGTACACCCTTTTGTGTGACAGTAGATCATCAGACGTTAGAAGACAATACTGTTACTATCCGCTATCGTGATACTATGGAGCAAGAGCGAGTTGCTATAAGTCAATTATCAGAGATTGTTACTGATAAAGTAAGTATGAAGAGTCTTCTTAAAAGCTTAGTGTAA
- a CDS encoding glutaminase family protein, with amino-acid sequence MKKNLLLGFLITGAMLSCSENNSPTFNVIKNDIRPPAYPLITIDPYTSGWSFTDNLYDSSVKHWTGKDFPLIGAIKVDNEVYRFMGTEDLELNAIAKTSEYGDWTGKYVTDKPADTWMQNDFDDSKWKEGPAAFGTKENEVTAKTQWGSEYIWTRRVVNIEEDLKGKNVYLEYSHDDDAIIYVNGIEVVNTGNAAKKNVLIKLPENVVNSLAKGTNLIAGYCYNRVGNGLLDYGLFVEKENTTFFNKTATQKSVDVQATQTHYVFSCGNVDLKLTFTAPLFMDDLKLMSRPVNYISYEVLSTDSKSHDVQLYLEASSNWALDRPYQESESEGFDNGDMMFLKTGSSTQKILAKQGDDLRIDWGYFYLATEKDKATTSSIGDGKELRANFANNVQKGSVEKRIGTNEKLAFTRSLGSVNKASGKFLLGYDDLYSIQYFGENLRPYWNADGKKNILDEFHKAKEEYSQLLSKCYKFDESLMTDATASGGKKYAELCAIAYRQAVSAHKLVQAPNGDLVFLSKENFSNGSIGTVDITYPSSPLFLYYNVELAKALQNHIFYYSESGKWTKPFAAHDVGTYPLANGQTYGGDMPVEESGNMIILAGAIAEVEGNADFAKKHWDVLTIWTDYLVENGLDPENQLCTDDFAGHFAHNTNLSIKAILGIASYGKLADMLGKKDVAEKYTKIAKDMAAEWVKMADDGDHYRLTFDQSGTWSQKYNLVWDKLMKMGIFPPEVAQKEVAYYLTKQNKYGLPLDNRETYTKTDWIIWTATLADDQATFEKFIAPVHLFMNETTDRVPMSDWVFTDRPNQRGFQARSVVGGYFIKMLETKLNQKK; translated from the coding sequence ATGAAAAAAAATCTTTTATTAGGCTTTCTAATAACCGGTGCTATGCTAAGTTGTTCGGAAAATAACAGTCCTACTTTCAATGTTATAAAGAATGATATCCGTCCACCGGCTTATCCGCTTATAACTATCGACCCGTATACAAGCGGATGGTCTTTTACCGACAATTTGTATGATAGTTCTGTAAAACACTGGACAGGTAAAGACTTTCCCTTAATTGGAGCCATAAAGGTAGATAACGAAGTGTATCGTTTTATGGGAACCGAAGATCTGGAGTTAAATGCAATTGCTAAAACTTCGGAATACGGTGATTGGACAGGAAAGTACGTAACCGACAAGCCTGCTGATACATGGATGCAAAATGATTTTGATGATTCGAAATGGAAAGAAGGTCCTGCTGCATTTGGCACAAAGGAAAATGAGGTAACTGCCAAAACTCAGTGGGGTAGTGAATACATCTGGACAAGACGGGTTGTGAATATCGAAGAGGATCTGAAAGGTAAAAATGTTTATCTGGAATATTCTCACGATGATGATGCTATTATTTATGTGAATGGTATCGAAGTTGTAAATACAGGAAATGCAGCTAAGAAAAACGTATTGATTAAGCTTCCTGAAAATGTAGTAAATTCTTTGGCAAAAGGTACAAATCTAATAGCCGGATACTGTTATAACAGAGTTGGCAACGGATTGCTTGATTATGGTTTGTTTGTTGAAAAAGAAAATACAACTTTCTTTAATAAAACAGCTACACAAAAATCGGTCGATGTGCAAGCTACTCAAACTCATTATGTATTTAGTTGTGGTAATGTAGATCTGAAATTAACATTTACAGCACCTTTGTTCATGGATGATTTGAAACTGATGTCTCGTCCTGTCAATTACATTTCGTATGAAGTGTTATCGACTGATAGCAAATCGCATGATGTACAGCTATATCTTGAGGCTTCTTCTAATTGGGCATTGGATAGACCTTATCAGGAGTCGGAAAGCGAAGGTTTTGATAATGGAGATATGATGTTCTTAAAAACCGGAAGTTCTACACAGAAAATTCTGGCTAAGCAGGGAGATGATCTTCGTATCGACTGGGGCTATTTTTATCTGGCTACCGAAAAAGATAAAGCCACAACATCGAGTATAGGGGATGGAAAAGAGCTTAGAGCTAATTTTGCTAATAATGTACAAAAAGGCTCTGTTGAAAAGAGAATCGGAACGAATGAGAAATTAGCTTTCACTCGTTCTCTAGGCTCAGTAAATAAAGCATCAGGTAAATTCCTGCTTGGATATGATGATTTGTATTCGATACAATATTTTGGTGAAAACTTAAGACCTTATTGGAATGCAGACGGAAAGAAAAATATTCTGGATGAATTTCATAAAGCAAAAGAAGAATACAGCCAATTGTTGAGCAAATGCTATAAGTTTGACGAAAGCTTAATGACTGATGCAACTGCATCGGGAGGTAAGAAGTATGCCGAATTATGTGCTATAGCTTATCGTCAGGCAGTTTCTGCTCATAAGTTGGTTCAAGCACCTAATGGAGACCTGGTATTTTTATCGAAAGAAAACTTTAGTAATGGTTCTATAGGTACTGTGGATATAACTTATCCGTCGTCACCCTTATTTCTGTATTATAATGTAGAATTGGCAAAGGCATTACAAAATCACATCTTCTATTACAGTGAAAGCGGTAAATGGACAAAACCTTTTGCAGCTCATGATGTTGGTACTTACCCACTGGCTAACGGACAAACTTATGGCGGCGATATGCCGGTGGAAGAATCGGGTAACATGATTATTCTTGCAGGGGCAATAGCCGAGGTAGAAGGTAATGCCGATTTTGCGAAAAAACACTGGGATGTATTAACCATTTGGACTGATTATCTGGTAGAAAACGGGCTTGATCCCGAGAACCAATTGTGTACAGATGATTTTGCAGGGCACTTTGCGCATAATACCAATCTTTCGATCAAAGCAATATTGGGAATTGCCTCTTATGGCAAATTGGCCGATATGCTGGGTAAAAAAGATGTAGCTGAGAAGTATACTAAAATAGCAAAAGATATGGCTGCCGAATGGGTGAAGATGGCTGATGACGGAGATCATTATCGTCTGACATTTGATCAATCGGGAACATGGAGTCAAAAATATAATCTGGTATGGGATAAGCTAATGAAAATGGGTATATTCCCACCTGAGGTTGCTCAGAAAGAAGTTGCCTACTATTTGACTAAACAGAATAAATATGGATTGCCTCTTGATAATCGCGAAACTTATACAAAAACCGATTGGATCATATGGACTGCTACATTGGCCGATGATCAAGCAACCTTTGAGAAGTTTATCGCTCCGGTACATTTGTTTATGAATGAAACTACAGATCGTGTACCTATGTCGGATTGGGTATTTACGGACAGACCTAACCAACGAGGCTTCCAGGCTCGATCGGTAGTTGGCGGATACTTTATCAAAATGTTAGAAACTAAGTTGAATCAAAAGAAATAA
- a CDS encoding DUF3823 domain-containing protein: MKKIAFYTLLCVLFSFSSCDLFKMDNYDAPAETLQGEVVDVATGEPVLTDQGSEGIRVRLTELSWGPNATHNPDFYCMSNGTFQNTKLFKGNYNVRIDGPFIPLVREDPRGVPLADESKTLDIKGVTKVKFEVQPFLKIEWVGEPTLTNGKITAKVRVTRGVSEEDFRSKIEPMGGYNNSFLNMTDIQLFVSYSSSVGYRAQDSRWSNKIEYSGSAFNTLFGETITIQSKDAIPGGRSVFIRAAARINYDTPQGSGTRRWNYNEAKEVMVP; the protein is encoded by the coding sequence ATGAAAAAAATAGCATTTTATACTTTATTATGTGTGTTGTTTTCGTTCAGTTCCTGTGATCTGTTCAAAATGGACAACTACGATGCGCCTGCCGAAACATTGCAAGGTGAAGTAGTGGATGTAGCTACCGGAGAACCTGTATTAACCGATCAGGGAAGTGAAGGTATCCGTGTGCGTCTGACCGAACTAAGCTGGGGACCGAATGCCACCCACAATCCCGATTTTTATTGTATGTCTAACGGTACTTTCCAAAATACAAAACTGTTTAAAGGTAACTACAATGTTCGTATCGATGGTCCGTTTATTCCTCTGGTTCGTGAAGACCCACGCGGAGTGCCTTTGGCTGATGAAAGTAAAACATTAGACATTAAGGGGGTAACTAAAGTGAAGTTCGAAGTACAACCTTTTCTTAAAATAGAATGGGTAGGCGAACCTACATTAACGAATGGGAAAATCACCGCAAAAGTACGTGTTACACGCGGTGTATCGGAGGAGGATTTTCGTTCCAAAATCGAACCAATGGGAGGGTATAATAATAGTTTCCTTAACATGACTGATATACAGTTGTTTGTTAGTTATTCATCCAGTGTTGGTTATCGTGCTCAAGATTCACGATGGTCAAACAAGATCGAATATTCGGGCTCGGCATTTAATACCTTGTTCGGAGAAACTATTACAATTCAATCCAAAGATGCTATTCCCGGAGGACGAAGTGTATTTATTCGTGCAGCAGCCCGTATAAACTACGATACGCCGCAAGGCAGTGGTACACGTCGTTGGAATTACAATGAAGCAAAAGAAGTAATGGTTCCATAA
- a CDS encoding RagB/SusD family nutrient uptake outer membrane protein translates to MKKIFILSLLSLLFFSACADLDVPPKNIVTDEDLLTNESGLEIYMARMYSNMPFEDFKYMAQWGVEFNGWLNAMGIEGTGEALTRDGICAAFTGERTPYWEKAFTLLRDANYLLETLPQYQGSYPEATYNHYLGEAYFVRATVFYAMARRFGGVPLVTKVIAYPADKSALEVPRSTEEETWDQVLADFDKAIELLKPISPKVGYSNKYVALSFKSEAMLYAGSVAKYNETVPGRLTGFGQKTGVRVMGFAEDKWQAASKKYFREAYKAAREVMVNGGYSLYKKKWSASDRDAQYQNMVDMFSDLSSPENIYVKQYIYPTSTHGYDAYSAPFIFRSPLSSGTCPSLDFVELFEGFDRYPDGTVKLTTGNANNQGNYILYDKPMDLFKNAEPRLRAYVIFPGDMFKGKNIEIRAGVYTGSTPIKPFFSDYSYATADNQYQNLSMYTQKPKTLYLSPMEGQSQELVTYNGSPMTAAGANGPFYNNGEGAITGLFGRKWLNPDPSAVIGEGKSAQPFILMRYAEVLLNAAEAGVELSLAGEQSPDGSNMLQVATEAVNAIRERAGATLLVGSVTSDEAGRNIVRKERRKELALEHKVKWDLRRWRVQHYDNRDGFWGEKRDKNTFSNNSRYRFRGLYPFFSTESGKYFFDAHFQWVSLKTFEYNPIDYYFGIPGNEVSKSPVIDQQPNR, encoded by the coding sequence ATGAAAAAGATATTTATATTATCTCTGCTCAGTTTATTATTCTTTTCTGCTTGTGCAGATTTGGATGTTCCACCGAAAAATATCGTTACAGATGAAGATCTTTTGACGAACGAATCGGGTCTGGAGATTTATATGGCGAGAATGTATAGCAATATGCCGTTTGAAGATTTCAAATATATGGCACAATGGGGAGTCGAATTCAACGGATGGCTCAATGCTATGGGCATAGAAGGAACCGGTGAAGCGCTGACTCGTGACGGTATCTGTGCTGCGTTTACAGGAGAAAGAACTCCCTATTGGGAAAAAGCCTTCACCTTATTACGCGATGCAAACTATTTGTTGGAAACGTTGCCGCAATATCAAGGCTCCTATCCTGAAGCAACCTATAATCATTATCTAGGCGAGGCCTATTTTGTGCGGGCTACTGTATTTTATGCCATGGCACGGCGTTTTGGAGGTGTGCCTTTGGTAACTAAAGTAATTGCTTATCCTGCCGATAAAAGTGCATTGGAAGTCCCACGTTCTACCGAAGAAGAAACTTGGGATCAGGTACTTGCCGATTTTGATAAAGCGATTGAGCTACTGAAGCCAATCAGCCCTAAGGTGGGCTACTCCAATAAATATGTAGCCTTATCATTTAAATCTGAAGCTATGCTATACGCCGGATCTGTAGCCAAATACAATGAAACAGTACCCGGTCGTCTGACAGGTTTCGGACAAAAAACTGGTGTGCGTGTAATGGGATTTGCTGAGGATAAATGGCAGGCAGCTTCTAAAAAGTACTTTAGGGAAGCCTATAAAGCAGCTCGTGAAGTAATGGTTAATGGAGGATATTCTTTGTACAAGAAAAAATGGTCGGCTTCAGACCGCGATGCACAATATCAGAATATGGTAGATATGTTCAGCGATTTGAGCAGTCCTGAGAATATCTATGTGAAACAATACATATACCCTACTTCAACACACGGTTATGATGCATATAGTGCACCATTTATTTTCCGTTCACCACTATCTTCAGGAACATGCCCTTCACTCGATTTCGTGGAATTATTCGAAGGTTTTGACAGATATCCCGATGGTACGGTAAAACTTACTACAGGGAATGCCAATAATCAAGGGAATTATATTTTGTACGATAAGCCGATGGATTTGTTTAAAAATGCAGAGCCACGTTTACGTGCTTATGTGATTTTTCCGGGCGATATGTTTAAAGGAAAAAATATTGAGATACGTGCCGGAGTATACACAGGCTCTACACCAATCAAACCTTTTTTCAGCGATTATTCTTATGCAACAGCAGATAATCAATATCAGAATTTGAGTATGTATACCCAAAAGCCAAAGACATTGTACCTTAGCCCTATGGAAGGACAAAGCCAAGAGTTGGTTACCTACAATGGCAGTCCAATGACTGCAGCCGGAGCTAACGGGCCTTTCTATAATAATGGAGAAGGGGCAATAACCGGACTCTTTGGACGTAAATGGCTTAACCCCGATCCGTCTGCTGTAATCGGCGAGGGAAAATCGGCACAGCCATTTATCTTGATGCGCTATGCTGAGGTTTTACTAAATGCAGCAGAAGCAGGAGTAGAGTTGTCACTGGCGGGAGAACAGTCGCCTGATGGGTCTAATATGCTGCAAGTAGCTACCGAAGCTGTAAATGCCATACGTGAACGGGCAGGTGCTACATTACTGGTTGGTAGTGTTACATCGGATGAGGCAGGACGCAACATTGTGCGTAAGGAGAGACGCAAAGAGCTTGCTCTTGAGCATAAGGTGAAATGGGATTTGAGACGCTGGCGTGTACAACATTATGATAACAGGGATGGCTTTTGGGGCGAAAAGAGAGATAAAAATACATTCAGTAATAATTCTCGTTACCGTTTCCGAGGCTTATATCCATTCTTCTCTACAGAAAGCGGGAAGTATTTCTTCGATGCACACTTCCAATGGGTAAGCCTTAAAACGTTTGAGTATAATCCGATCGACTATTATTTCGGAATACCGGGTAACGAAGTGTCTAAAAGTCCTGTGATCGATCAACAGCCCAACAGATAA
- a CDS encoding TonB-dependent receptor, translating into MIKTRYAKAMQLLHLMMLLVVFAPLSMQAQNSTVSGIVTDNNNEPIIGASVVVKNTTVGVITGLDGEYTINAPANSTLVFSYLGYATREEKVNGRTQINTVMQIDANLLDDVVVVGYGTQKKASLTGAVAGVKGGEMLRTQNENPQNMLAGRIAGVRVWQKSAEPGTFNSNFDIRGLGAPLVVIDGIPRSTEEFQRLNPNDIEDVSVLKDASAAIYGVRSANGVLLVTTKSGTKEGKTRVSYNGSYTFQKVSKMPALADAFQTMTLYNERSMNNVNGGSIVYKEADFEAFRNGTRRTTDWNGLLFSSVSPQTQHDVSITGGTEKTQFFVSMGYFYQEGFFKSGDLNYNKYNIRSNINTEIVKGLTFGINLSAIADQRNNPYANATDIIRNYWRQGVLYPAYADPENTMLNYEGLDLEENTVAKMSSDISGYRKYEQKYFQSSATLNYDFGTLNPVLKGLKAKVLASLDYRQDNNTIYRKEYYQYAYDPISESYLSKLYNSSSPTQLRREFYDKQQRLGQFIVNYDRTFNTVHKVSGLLGWETQRRIGDNFYAQRDLAFAMDYLFAGIDDNQLGGMNKGNNDLYETTNAALIGRVNYAFADRYLLEAQFRYDGSSKFAPGHQWGFFPSASAGWRISEEPFFKSITAMSFVNQLKLRGSYGILGDDLANDWNYEWAGGYNYPASNSNAASGYYNQYAPGYIFGDQFIYGVDTKPVPNKLISWYESHMFNIGVDFEGWDGLFGFSFDYFDRRREGLFARQTGEFPTVIGATAPLENLNSDRNFGIDLELTHRNRINDFTYKVKAIGTIARQQHMIAVEKGPYGNSYDKWRNDNLTNRYQGVQFGYESAGRFQNWNDIHSYQLYHERDVLPGDYKYVDWNGDGQIDGLDEHPFAYDQTPWFNYSLAFDGSYKNFDASFLFQGSALGSMEYKEPLYSIWGNNGGGTLTQYLDRWHPVDPQADPYNTSTEWVSGYYGYTGHYPKTNSEFNRVSTAYLRLKSIEVGYTLPHIKSLASMNLRVFANAFNLFTITKVKFVDPEHPDDENGRMYPLNRTYTLGMSLSF; encoded by the coding sequence ATGATAAAAACACGATATGCTAAAGCCATGCAACTTTTGCATCTGATGATGCTGCTTGTTGTTTTTGCACCTTTATCGATGCAGGCGCAAAATAGTACCGTATCAGGTATAGTTACCGATAATAACAATGAACCGATTATTGGGGCCAGTGTAGTAGTAAAGAATACTACAGTGGGGGTAATAACCGGTCTTGATGGTGAATACACCATTAACGCTCCCGCAAACTCTACATTGGTATTTTCCTATCTGGGATATGCAACCAGAGAAGAGAAAGTGAATGGGCGCACTCAAATCAATACGGTAATGCAGATAGATGCCAATCTCCTTGACGATGTAGTAGTTGTAGGGTATGGTACTCAGAAAAAAGCCTCTCTTACCGGAGCCGTAGCCGGAGTAAAAGGGGGGGAAATGCTGCGGACTCAGAACGAAAACCCTCAAAATATGCTTGCCGGACGGATTGCCGGTGTACGTGTATGGCAAAAAAGTGCCGAGCCGGGAACATTTAACAGTAACTTCGATATTCGTGGTTTAGGAGCACCTTTGGTGGTTATCGATGGTATTCCACGTTCAACAGAAGAGTTTCAACGCCTCAATCCCAATGATATTGAAGACGTATCTGTCCTGAAAGATGCTTCGGCAGCTATTTATGGTGTACGTTCAGCCAATGGAGTATTACTTGTAACAACCAAAAGCGGAACAAAAGAAGGAAAAACCAGAGTAAGTTACAATGGTTCGTATACCTTTCAAAAGGTATCGAAAATGCCTGCACTAGCCGATGCCTTTCAAACCATGACATTGTACAACGAAAGATCGATGAACAACGTAAATGGGGGTAGTATCGTATATAAAGAAGCGGACTTTGAGGCTTTCAGAAACGGCACACGCAGAACTACAGACTGGAACGGATTGTTATTTTCAAGTGTTTCACCACAAACCCAACACGATGTAAGTATTACGGGAGGAACCGAAAAAACTCAGTTCTTTGTGAGTATGGGTTACTTTTATCAGGAAGGTTTCTTTAAATCAGGTGACCTGAATTACAATAAATACAATATCCGTTCGAATATCAATACCGAAATTGTAAAAGGCTTAACTTTTGGAATTAACCTCAGTGCAATTGCCGATCAACGCAACAACCCATATGCCAATGCAACGGATATTATCCGGAACTACTGGCGCCAAGGCGTATTGTATCCTGCATATGCCGATCCCGAAAATACAATGCTTAACTATGAAGGGTTGGATCTGGAAGAAAATACAGTCGCAAAAATGTCTTCCGATATATCGGGTTACCGTAAATATGAGCAGAAATACTTCCAGTCGTCGGCAACGCTTAATTACGACTTCGGGACACTGAACCCTGTATTGAAAGGATTAAAAGCAAAAGTTCTGGCCAGCTTAGATTACAGACAAGATAATAACACAATATACCGTAAGGAATATTATCAATATGCGTATGACCCTATCAGTGAGTCGTATCTCTCTAAGTTATATAACTCAAGTTCACCTACCCAGCTTCGACGCGAATTTTATGATAAGCAACAACGTTTGGGACAGTTTATTGTGAACTACGACCGTACTTTCAATACCGTTCATAAAGTAAGCGGATTACTAGGTTGGGAAACTCAACGGCGTATAGGTGATAACTTCTATGCACAACGCGACCTTGCATTTGCAATGGACTACCTTTTTGCAGGTATAGATGACAATCAGTTGGGAGGAATGAATAAAGGGAACAACGACCTTTATGAAACTACCAATGCTGCATTAATTGGTAGGGTAAACTATGCATTTGCCGACCGTTATTTGCTTGAGGCACAATTCCGCTACGATGGTTCGTCTAAATTTGCTCCCGGTCATCAGTGGGGTTTCTTCCCTTCAGCTTCTGCGGGTTGGCGTATATCCGAAGAGCCGTTCTTTAAATCGATAACAGCCATGTCGTTTGTAAACCAGTTGAAACTGAGAGGTAGTTACGGTATATTGGGAGATGATTTGGCTAACGACTGGAATTATGAATGGGCAGGAGGATATAACTATCCGGCTTCGAACAGTAATGCCGCTTCGGGGTATTATAACCAATATGCTCCGGGTTATATATTTGGAGATCAGTTCATCTATGGAGTAGATACAAAACCTGTGCCTAACAAATTGATCTCTTGGTACGAATCGCATATGTTTAATATCGGTGTCGATTTTGAAGGATGGGATGGTTTATTTGGATTCTCTTTTGACTATTTTGATCGTCGTCGAGAAGGTCTTTTCGCCCGACAAACAGGAGAATTTCCAACAGTCATAGGTGCTACAGCTCCTCTCGAAAATCTGAACAGCGACCGCAACTTTGGTATTGACCTGGAACTTACACACCGAAACCGAATCAATGATTTTACGTATAAAGTAAAAGCTATTGGAACAATTGCTCGCCAACAGCATATGATCGCTGTAGAAAAGGGGCCATATGGTAACTCATACGATAAATGGAGAAATGATAATCTGACAAATCGTTATCAGGGAGTGCAATTCGGGTATGAATCAGCAGGACGTTTCCAAAACTGGAATGATATCCATTCGTATCAGTTGTATCACGAACGTGATGTATTACCCGGTGACTATAAATACGTAGATTGGAATGGTGATGGACAAATTGACGGATTGGACGAGCATCCTTTTGCTTACGATCAAACACCATGGTTCAATTACAGTTTGGCTTTTGACGGTTCATACAAGAATTTTGATGCGAGTTTCCTTTTTCAAGGATCGGCACTCGGTTCTATGGAGTATAAAGAGCCGTTGTATAGTATATGGGGTAACAATGGGGGAGGTACTTTAACACAATATTTGGATCGTTGGCACCCTGTTGATCCACAAGCAGATCCATATAATACTTCTACCGAATGGGTAAGCGGTTACTATGGTTATACAGGACACTACCCGAAAACAAATTCGGAGTTCAACCGTGTAAGTACTGCGTATTTGCGTCTCAAGAGTATAGAAGTAGGGTATACATTGCCTCACATAAAATCTTTAGCATCTATGAACTTGCGTGTATTTGCCAATGCCTTTAACTTGTTTACCATAACGAAAGTGAAATTTGTGGATCCTGAACATCCCGATGATGAAAACGGACGTATGTATCCACTCAACAGAACTTATACATTAGGTATGTCGCTCTCGTTTTAG